From the genome of Papaver somniferum cultivar HN1 chromosome 2, ASM357369v1, whole genome shotgun sequence, one region includes:
- the LOC113349120 gene encoding E3 ubiquitin-protein ligase WAV3-like, whose product MVMVCTLCDGALKVGAGNAIFSAECSHSFHFNCIASYVKYGNRICPTCDAKWKDIPFTSPPNPQQPSQLNSTPLPSTLSRTNSNRIVRFTTSKFPSSEPSVFNDDDPLDIQSRFSSNDISIVRSVEINTHTEFPAVQRSISQENFHILINLKAHVTDINQVHSHISQTCRAPIDLVTVLDISGSMKGTKIQLLKRAMGFVIDNLGPSDRLSVISFSSNARRLFPLLLMTGSGKQHALQAVNSLVADGETDIVGGLKKGAKVIEDRKHKNPVCSIMLLSDGQDSFSKRINLKNISRLQIPVHTFGFGADHDPNMLHSIVEGSKGTFSFIEAEGLIQDAFAQCIGGLLSVIVQDLQVRVHSLDPYVCLSQLKAGSYSTYLTGDNQIGSVDIGDLYADEERDFLVLVNIPVVAGGIFNDQMKLVSVWCDYKDPFTKESVTTEAVEVKLQRPEMVNEDMVVSVEVDRQKNRLQVAEALSNSRAAAERGDLATAMSIIDSCRMQMSDTASMHAGDRFSHELDLELQEVRSRMENRKIYESTGRGFLLSGMISHSRQLATARGDSIESSSSFSQAYQTTFMSNMVNLSRQSLRDLPPPDSSHQQ is encoded by the coding sequence ATGGTTTGTACTTTATGTGATGGTGCCTTGAAAGTTGGAGCTGGTAATGCCATTTTCTCTGCAGAGTGCTCACATTCCTTTCATTTTAATTGCATTGCTTCTTATGTGAAGTATGGAAACCGCATTTGCCCAACTTGTGATGCTAAATGGAAGGATATTCCTTTCACTAGCCCTCCAAATCCACAACAGCCATCTCAACTGAATTCCACACCACTGCCAAGTACTCTTTCGCGGACAAATTCTAATCGGATCGTTAGATTCACTACATCAAAATTCCCATCTTCTGAGCCATCTGTCTTCAATGACGATGATCCCTTAGACATCCAATCTCGTTTTTCCTCTAATGACATTTCTATTGTCAGGTCCGTTGAAATCAATACACACACTGAATTCCCAGCTGTTCAGCGATCAATTTCGCAAGAAAATTTCCATATACTGATCAATCTCAAAGCCCATGTTACCGATATAAATCAAGTTCATAGTCATATATCCCAAACTTGTCGTGCACCAATTGACCTCGTCACGGTTCTTGACATAAGTGGTAGCATGAAAGGTACAAAAATTCAGTTGTTAAAGCGAGCCATGGGGTTTGTGATAGACAACCTTGGTCCTTCTGACAGATTATCTGTAATTAGCTTCTCATCTAATGCCCGCCGCCTCTTCCCCCTTCTCCTCATGACTGGTTCTGGTAAGCAACATGCACTACAAGCTGTGAATTCTTTGGTTGCTGATGGTGAGACAGACATTGTAGGAGGACTAAAGAAGGGAGCGAAAGTCATTGAAGACCGGAAACACAAAAATCCTGTTTGTAGTATCATGTTATTATCAGATGGGCAAGATTCGTTCTCGAAGAGAATCAACCTTAAAAATATTTCAAGGTTGCAAATTCCAGTTCATACATTTGGATTTGGTGCAGACCATGACCCCAACATGTTGCACTCGATTGTGGAGGGTTCAAAGGGAACTTTTTCTTTTATTGAAGCTGAGGGATTAATACAAGATGCATTTGCTCAGTGTATCGGTGGTCTCCTCAGTGTAATTGTGCAAGATTTGCAAGTACGTGTCCACTCGCTTGACCCTTATGTTTGTCTTAGTCAACTAAAAGCAGGGAGTTATTCCACCTATCTGACAGGTGATAACCAAATAGGATCTGTCGACATCGGGGATTTGTATGCTGATGAAGAGAGGGATTTTCTCGTTCTGGTTAACATTCCAGTTGTAGCAGGTGGAATTTTCAACGATCAGATGAAGTTGGTTAGTGTGTGGTGTGATTACAAAGATCCTTTTACTAAAGAATCTGTTACAACTGAAGCTGTAGAAGTGAAACTTCAGAGACCCGAAATGGTTAATGAAGATATGGTTGTTTCTGTAGAGGTTGATAGGCAGAAGAACAGGTTGCAGGTCGCCGAGGCATTGAGTAATTCACGTGCTGCTGCTGAGAGAGGTGATCTGGCCACCGCGATGTCAATAATTGATAGTTGTAGGATGCAGATGTCAGATACTGCCTCTATGCATGCTGGTGACAGATTTTCTCATGAATTAGATTTAGAGCTCCAAGAGGTGAGATCGAGGATGGAAAACAGGAAAATTTATGAGTCAACAGGAAGGGGATTTCTACTTTCCGGAATGATTTCACATTCGAGGCAACTGGCTACAGCTCGAGGAGATTCTATTGAGAGTTCATCAAGCTTCAGTCAGGCTTACCAGACAACTTTCATGAGCAACATGGTTAATCTATCTCGTCAGTCTCTTCGAGATCTCCCTCCTCCAGACAGTTCACACCAACAATAG